From Actinomycetota bacterium, a single genomic window includes:
- a CDS encoding LLM class F420-dependent oxidoreductase — protein MGVRLGDSPAETVVALARAADELGFDFITAQDHSVAPRQWAADGGGQTWYEPFVVLSYAAAVTSRVRLLTDVLIVPYRSPFQIAKIAASLDQLSGGRLILGVGSGYLEEEFNILGASFAERGAVTDESLEVLKRCWAEEWLDVSTPHFEANDVSISPRPLQSPRPPIWVGGNSWRALRRAVEHGDGWTPFFREDPERVREGVRRARDDYGLAFDRTFDIAVPIRRGLHNVDGSVNVNSARRQADAMHEAGATHIKVGFKASTPDEYVSKMETFARGVIDRS, from the coding sequence ATGGGGGTACGGCTCGGCGACTCGCCGGCCGAGACCGTCGTCGCCTTGGCTCGGGCCGCGGACGAGCTCGGCTTCGACTTCATCACCGCGCAGGATCACTCGGTCGCGCCGCGGCAGTGGGCCGCCGACGGCGGCGGGCAGACGTGGTACGAGCCGTTCGTGGTGCTGTCGTACGCGGCGGCGGTTACCTCGCGTGTGCGTCTGCTCACCGACGTGCTGATCGTGCCGTACCGCTCGCCGTTCCAGATCGCGAAGATCGCCGCCTCACTGGACCAGCTGTCGGGAGGGCGGCTGATCCTCGGCGTGGGGTCGGGCTATCTCGAGGAGGAGTTCAACATCCTCGGTGCGTCGTTCGCCGAGCGCGGCGCGGTCACCGACGAGTCGCTCGAGGTCCTGAAGCGCTGCTGGGCCGAGGAGTGGCTCGACGTCTCGACGCCGCACTTCGAGGCGAACGACGTCTCGATCTCACCCCGGCCGCTCCAGTCGCCCCGGCCGCCGATCTGGGTCGGCGGGAACTCGTGGCGGGCGCTCCGAAGGGCCGTCGAGCACGGAGACGGATGGACGCCGTTCTTTCGCGAGGATCCCGAGCGCGTGCGGGAAGGTGTGCGCCGGGCGCGGGACGACTACGGCTTGGCCTTCGATCGCACGTTCGACATCGCCGTGCCGATCCGCCGGGGGTTACACAACGTGGACGGCTCGGTGAACGTGAACTCCGCTCGGCGCCAAGCCGACGCGATGCACGAGGCCGGCGCCACGCACATCAAGGTCGGGTTCAAGGCTTCTACGCCGGACGAGTACGTGTCGAAGATGGAGACGTTCGCGCGCGGCGTGATCGACCGCTCCTAG
- a CDS encoding cupin domain-containing protein, which yields MEHVSRVIRKEDAELRTADGVEVVVAISKETVGSPTLWFGSFATEPGVKVPPHYHTADTGAYVVSGRAAFEIDGERHEVIAGEYLYVPKGVVHTEETVGNETAFGIFARDEAGGETVYLEQ from the coding sequence ATGGAACACGTATCGAGAGTCATCCGGAAGGAAGATGCGGAGCTGCGCACGGCCGACGGCGTCGAGGTCGTCGTTGCGATCTCGAAGGAGACCGTCGGCTCGCCGACGCTGTGGTTCGGCAGTTTCGCTACCGAACCGGGCGTCAAGGTTCCGCCGCATTACCACACAGCCGACACGGGGGCCTATGTGGTCAGCGGGCGGGCAGCTTTCGAGATCGACGGGGAGCGGCACGAGGTGATCGCCGGGGAGTATCTCTACGTCCCGAAAGGTGTGGTCCACACGGAGGAGACCGTCGGGAACGAGACGGCGTTCGGCATCTTCGCCCGCGACGAGGCCGGCGGGGAGACCGTCTACCTCGAGCAGTAG
- a CDS encoding SDR family NAD(P)-dependent oxidoreductase, producing MRWEGSIAFVTGASRGIGEAVVRAAAKRGAQVGLISRSEDELRALLEMVGGRGAVASADVSDRDQTERAVAKLTAELGPADILVNNAGIGAFGAFADTDVETFERLMRVNYLGTVYATKAVLPGLLERGRGHIVNVASIAGRIGAPLEAAYSASKFAVAGLTEALAIELAPRGIGVSMVNPGPVATEFFAARGHPYQRKTPKPISAERVARDVITVVERDKLETYLPRWLRQAVVSRVLFPPLFKAGTIRAFKDQLPTK from the coding sequence ATGAGATGGGAAGGATCGATCGCGTTCGTCACCGGCGCGTCTCGCGGCATCGGGGAGGCGGTCGTACGCGCCGCAGCGAAGCGGGGCGCTCAGGTCGGTCTCATATCCCGGTCCGAAGATGAGCTCCGTGCGCTCCTCGAAATGGTCGGCGGCCGCGGCGCGGTCGCGTCGGCCGACGTCTCCGACCGGGATCAGACCGAACGCGCCGTCGCGAAGCTCACCGCCGAGCTCGGGCCGGCCGACATCCTCGTCAACAACGCCGGCATCGGCGCATTCGGAGCATTCGCCGATACCGACGTCGAGACCTTCGAACGGCTCATGCGGGTCAACTACCTCGGCACGGTCTACGCCACGAAGGCGGTCCTCCCCGGCCTGCTGGAGCGCGGACGAGGGCACATCGTGAACGTGGCCTCGATCGCGGGACGGATCGGCGCGCCGCTCGAGGCGGCCTACTCCGCCTCGAAGTTCGCGGTCGCCGGGCTCACCGAGGCCCTCGCGATCGAGCTCGCTCCGCGCGGCATCGGCGTGTCGATGGTGAATCCCGGGCCGGTCGCGACCGAGTTCTTCGCGGCCCGAGGGCACCCCTACCAGCGCAAGACGCCGAAGCCGATCTCGGCAGAGCGGGTCGCGCGCGACGTCATCACCGTCGTCGAACGAGACAAGCTCGAGACCTATCTCCCGCGCTGGCTGCGTCAGGCCGTCGTCTCGCGGGTACTGTTCCCTCCGCTGTTCAAAGCCGGAACCATCCGCGCGTTCAAGGACCAGCTCCCGACCAAATGA
- a CDS encoding CoA-transferase, producing MTDPEIREWIERRFAVPEPSMDKVRSLADAVADAVRPGDALHLGMTHTRGSAAVWEVLRRFHGTDPGFELQAVQVSSGYAPLVHAGLARKIVTSWAGDSYLTPGPNPVYQRAWSNGVEFEHWSILTFAQRLAAGARGLGWATTRSLAGSSMQKDNAALIKDLGDGTLAIRALVPDVSIFHAPAADPQGNVLVSPPLMENLSGALAARRGAIVTVDKVVDAAFVREHAHLTRLPAAAVRAVVEAPLGGHPGGMRPAGIEGIEGYGEDYDFWVDIRRASRDPAQMDTWIKEWVLDCDTHERYLDRLGADRIKELRRRAQPDSWREDLEALLPEVKLDEPPNAIETAIVAASRALKEKVRATDATAMLAGAGMANLAAWLAAYDLAAEGTIVDLVAEMGLVGYWPRPGEPMLFNQRNFPTCTMLADIDTTLAIVIGGANARSVGSLGAAQVDRFGNINSTEIPGEQLLMGSGGANDVATCATESVVAVAQSKERMLDKVPYITGPGERVTTLVSTLGVYEKDQGEFVLTGVFGEDRDAIARECRERCGWALRVARDLRVESPPTREELRTLRIFDPHGWFRS from the coding sequence ATGACCGACCCGGAGATCCGCGAGTGGATCGAGCGGCGGTTCGCCGTGCCCGAGCCGAGCATGGACAAGGTCCGCTCGCTGGCCGACGCGGTCGCCGACGCCGTCCGGCCCGGCGACGCGCTCCATCTCGGGATGACGCACACGCGGGGCAGCGCCGCGGTGTGGGAGGTGCTTCGCCGCTTCCACGGCACCGACCCCGGCTTCGAGCTCCAGGCCGTTCAGGTCTCCAGCGGCTATGCGCCGCTCGTGCACGCGGGCCTTGCGCGCAAGATCGTGACCTCCTGGGCGGGCGACTCCTATCTGACTCCCGGCCCGAACCCCGTCTATCAGCGCGCGTGGTCGAACGGCGTCGAGTTCGAGCACTGGTCGATCCTGACCTTCGCGCAGCGGCTCGCCGCCGGCGCGCGCGGGCTCGGATGGGCGACGACTCGCTCGCTCGCCGGCTCGAGCATGCAAAAAGACAATGCCGCGCTCATCAAGGATCTCGGCGATGGGACGCTCGCGATCCGCGCGCTGGTGCCCGACGTGTCGATCTTCCACGCGCCGGCCGCGGACCCGCAGGGCAACGTGCTCGTCTCACCGCCCTTGATGGAGAACCTCTCGGGCGCGCTCGCGGCCCGGCGGGGTGCGATCGTCACCGTCGACAAGGTCGTCGACGCCGCATTCGTGCGCGAGCACGCGCACCTCACCCGGCTCCCGGCCGCTGCGGTTCGCGCCGTCGTCGAGGCGCCGCTCGGCGGCCATCCCGGCGGCATGCGTCCGGCGGGCATCGAGGGCATCGAGGGGTACGGCGAGGACTACGACTTCTGGGTCGACATCCGCCGCGCTTCGCGCGACCCGGCGCAGATGGACACGTGGATCAAGGAGTGGGTGCTCGACTGCGACACGCACGAGCGCTATCTCGACCGCCTCGGCGCGGATCGGATCAAAGAGCTCCGACGCCGCGCGCAGCCCGACTCGTGGCGCGAGGACCTGGAAGCGTTGCTGCCCGAGGTCAAGCTCGACGAGCCGCCGAACGCGATCGAGACGGCGATCGTCGCCGCCTCGCGGGCGCTCAAGGAGAAGGTCCGCGCAACGGATGCCACGGCGATGCTCGCCGGCGCGGGGATGGCCAACCTCGCGGCCTGGCTCGCCGCCTACGACCTCGCGGCCGAGGGGACGATCGTTGATCTGGTCGCGGAGATGGGGCTCGTCGGATACTGGCCCCGGCCCGGCGAGCCGATGCTGTTCAACCAGCGCAACTTCCCCACCTGCACGATGCTCGCCGACATCGACACGACGCTCGCGATCGTGATCGGCGGCGCGAACGCCCGGTCGGTCGGCTCGCTCGGCGCCGCACAGGTCGACCGCTTCGGCAACATCAACTCCACCGAGATCCCCGGCGAGCAGCTGCTGATGGGCTCCGGCGGCGCGAACGACGTCGCGACGTGCGCGACCGAAAGCGTGGTCGCAGTCGCGCAGTCGAAAGAGCGGATGCTCGATAAGGTGCCGTACATCACCGGGCCGGGGGAGCGGGTCACGACGCTGGTATCGACTCTGGGTGTCTACGAGAAAGACCAGGGCGAGTTCGTGCTGACCGGCGTGTTCGGCGAGGACCGCGACGCGATCGCGCGCGAGTGTCGCGAGCGGTGCGGCTGGGCCCTTCGCGTCGCGCGAGACCTTCGCGTCGAATCTCCCCCGACCAGAGAAGAGCTTCGGACGCTCCGCATCTTCGACCCGCACGGCTGGTTCAGGAGCTGA
- a CDS encoding lysyl oxidase family protein → MRIRPALAALAVLAAGLIPSQAAVPDQGTLTPGTPLLTWAGEAPGGEINPLLLVSPVPELRCLVAECDTFKVTVALGAGYWAANPKGAVEFAIKWVYDGVIDLDLQVLDSSGTVIAQSAAVDSNAESVFVANLADGVYTARVIPSNTFNPDAEPGPVPYGGLVQVEVPVLDPPGQGEALLPNLRPTAPDGFHVSSALNLVPFPENPLLSCYAEETLQNPDHPTRCLRFNQTIANVGTGPLILRFGLAGIVTPGGKDNIIVQRIFSSDGSYVDTPLNETYQFHKVHAHLHYKGFGQSILYPWSEQGGRSETPISIGKKVGFCVIDVLLLDEYWGETGNGPRAHVFPFDCIVPDELDPAGPQMWVEQGVAVGWADVYGWNLADQYINITNVPDGIYEIVQKANPTSSVLETTAADNCSSTIIQLTGDVVTTPFGPGTATPCPA, encoded by the coding sequence ATGAGGATCCGTCCCGCTCTCGCCGCGCTCGCCGTCCTGGCGGCCGGGCTCATCCCGTCACAGGCCGCGGTTCCCGACCAGGGCACCTTGACGCCTGGGACGCCGCTCCTGACCTGGGCGGGCGAGGCGCCCGGCGGCGAGATCAACCCGCTGCTGCTCGTCAGCCCGGTTCCCGAGCTCCGGTGTCTCGTCGCAGAGTGCGACACCTTCAAGGTGACCGTCGCCCTCGGCGCCGGCTACTGGGCCGCAAATCCGAAGGGCGCCGTCGAGTTCGCGATCAAGTGGGTCTACGACGGCGTGATCGATCTCGACCTCCAGGTGCTCGACTCGAGCGGCACGGTCATCGCCCAGTCCGCGGCGGTCGACTCCAACGCCGAGAGCGTGTTCGTCGCGAACCTGGCCGACGGCGTCTACACGGCGCGCGTGATCCCGTCGAACACGTTCAACCCGGACGCGGAGCCGGGCCCCGTCCCGTACGGCGGCTTGGTTCAGGTCGAAGTCCCCGTCCTCGATCCGCCGGGGCAGGGCGAGGCGCTGCTGCCCAACCTCCGGCCGACGGCTCCCGACGGCTTCCACGTGTCGTCCGCTCTCAACCTGGTGCCGTTCCCGGAGAACCCGCTGCTGTCTTGCTACGCGGAAGAGACGCTGCAGAACCCGGACCATCCGACGCGATGCCTGCGCTTCAACCAGACGATCGCGAACGTCGGTACGGGGCCGCTGATCCTTCGCTTCGGGCTCGCCGGCATCGTGACGCCCGGCGGCAAGGACAACATCATCGTGCAGCGCATCTTCTCGAGCGACGGGTCGTACGTCGACACGCCGCTGAACGAGACCTACCAGTTCCACAAGGTGCACGCGCACCTGCACTACAAGGGGTTCGGCCAGTCGATCCTGTATCCGTGGAGCGAGCAGGGCGGACGGTCGGAGACCCCGATCAGCATCGGCAAGAAGGTCGGCTTCTGCGTCATCGACGTGCTGTTGCTCGACGAGTACTGGGGCGAGACCGGCAACGGCCCGCGCGCACACGTGTTCCCCTTCGATTGCATCGTGCCCGACGAGCTCGACCCGGCCGGACCCCAGATGTGGGTCGAGCAGGGCGTCGCGGTCGGGTGGGCCGACGTCTACGGCTGGAACCTCGCCGACCAGTACATCAACATCACGAACGTTCCCGACGGGATCTACGAGATCGTCCAGAAGGCCAACCCCACCTCGTCGGTGCTGGAGACGACGGCCGCGGACAATTGCTCGTCCACGATCATCCAGCTCACCGGCGACGTGGTCACGACCCCGTTCGGGCCCGGCACCGCGACTCCCTGCCCGGCCTGA
- a CDS encoding SDR family NAD(P)-dependent oxidoreductase, giving the protein MGLLEGRKALITGGGSGIGRATARRMTEEGAQVCVLDIDADAAEAVAKELDGHAFTADVRDTEAVASVVSRAATAMGGLDVMFNNAGTSFFGPLHMYTPEAWGDIIGVHLTGVFNGIRAAAPLMVEAGGGAIVNTASISGTRPSAGEAPYASAKAGIVALTAVAALEYAPTVRVNAVSPGMIDTKLTEPLKMFPDRMEHFVAKTPLARIGTPEEIADVVVFLCSDLARFVTGQNIVIDGGMTLHGAGTDGLLDYFLAFARNAEGQDPPAEPENR; this is encoded by the coding sequence ATGGGACTTCTTGAGGGACGCAAGGCGCTTATCACCGGCGGTGGATCGGGCATCGGACGCGCGACCGCGCGCCGTATGACAGAGGAAGGCGCGCAGGTGTGCGTGCTCGACATCGACGCAGACGCGGCCGAAGCGGTTGCGAAAGAGCTCGACGGTCACGCGTTCACCGCGGACGTACGCGACACCGAAGCCGTCGCGAGCGTGGTCTCTCGGGCCGCCACGGCGATGGGCGGGCTCGACGTGATGTTCAACAACGCCGGCACCTCGTTTTTCGGGCCGTTGCACATGTACACGCCCGAGGCGTGGGGCGACATCATCGGCGTGCATCTCACCGGCGTGTTCAACGGGATCCGCGCGGCCGCTCCGCTCATGGTCGAGGCCGGCGGGGGAGCGATCGTGAACACCGCCTCGATCTCGGGGACGCGCCCGTCGGCCGGTGAGGCGCCCTACGCGTCGGCGAAGGCGGGGATCGTCGCGCTGACGGCGGTCGCGGCGTTGGAGTACGCGCCGACGGTCCGGGTGAACGCGGTCTCGCCGGGGATGATCGACACCAAGCTCACCGAGCCGCTGAAGATGTTCCCCGACCGGATGGAGCACTTCGTGGCCAAGACCCCGCTGGCCCGCATCGGCACGCCGGAGGAGATCGCCGACGTGGTGGTGTTCCTCTGCTCGGACCTGGCGCGGTTCGTGACCGGCCAGAACATCGTGATCGACGGCGGGATGACGCTGCACGGCGCCGGGACGGACGGGCTGCTCGACTACTTCTTGGCGTTCGCCCGAAACGCTGAGGGGCAGGACCCACCAGCCGAGCCGGAGAATAGGTAA
- a CDS encoding amidohydrolase family protein, translating into MGRRKYEIVSADVHILEPPDIWEKHLPKKYAEHAPKLVKDHEGGDAWQFSVGAPDPIGLVSTPGRRFEEFKWFGVSYDETRPGCWDGKERLRDMDIDGIDAEIIFPPQRTMGHWLSMPDEEISLAGIDAYNEFIFDEFAAADPERLISCYQIPNLGIDTALKYLDKAIKKKAHTVVISSWPSGGENISPEDDAFFQACVDANMPLNIHISLMSRASGVKSYESGQKVTSGVKKGGGAANQRAVGAMSGVFTRTTPVFTGFLFSGVLDRIPDLQIVLTEIGVGWIPHYLEQLDDRYWRNRGWGEITIKEPPSYYWRKNFAATFMIDFTGVYQRHLVGVKNMMWSTDYPHHGNDWPYSRMRINEQMVGVSDEDRYDILAGNAVRIFKLPEK; encoded by the coding sequence ATGGGTCGCAGGAAGTACGAGATCGTCTCCGCCGACGTTCATATCCTCGAACCGCCCGACATCTGGGAGAAGCACCTCCCCAAGAAGTACGCCGAGCACGCCCCGAAGCTCGTGAAGGACCACGAGGGCGGCGACGCGTGGCAGTTCTCGGTCGGCGCTCCCGATCCGATCGGCCTCGTCTCGACGCCGGGCCGCCGCTTCGAGGAGTTCAAGTGGTTCGGCGTCTCCTACGACGAGACGCGACCCGGCTGCTGGGACGGCAAGGAGCGCCTCCGCGACATGGACATCGACGGGATCGATGCGGAGATCATCTTCCCGCCGCAGCGCACGATGGGTCACTGGCTCTCGATGCCCGACGAGGAGATCTCGTTGGCCGGGATCGACGCCTACAACGAGTTCATCTTCGACGAGTTCGCCGCCGCGGACCCCGAGCGTCTCATCTCCTGCTACCAGATCCCGAACCTCGGCATCGATACCGCGCTCAAGTATCTCGACAAGGCCATCAAGAAGAAGGCGCACACGGTCGTCATCTCGTCGTGGCCGTCGGGTGGCGAGAACATCTCGCCGGAGGACGACGCGTTCTTCCAGGCCTGCGTCGACGCGAACATGCCGCTGAACATCCACATCTCGCTCATGAGCCGCGCGTCGGGCGTGAAGTCATACGAGTCGGGCCAGAAGGTGACCAGCGGCGTGAAGAAGGGCGGCGGCGCGGCGAACCAACGAGCGGTCGGCGCGATGTCGGGCGTGTTCACGCGGACGACGCCGGTCTTCACCGGCTTCCTGTTCTCCGGCGTGCTCGACCGGATCCCCGATCTGCAGATCGTCCTGACCGAGATCGGCGTCGGCTGGATCCCTCATTACCTGGAGCAGCTCGACGACCGCTACTGGCGGAACCGCGGCTGGGGCGAGATCACGATCAAGGAGCCCCCGAGCTACTACTGGCGCAAGAACTTCGCGGCCACGTTCATGATCGACTTCACAGGCGTGTACCAGCGGCACCTCGTCGGCGTGAAGAACATGATGTGGTCCACGGACTATCCGCACCACGGGAACGACTGGCCGTACTCGCGGATGCGGATCAACGAGCAGATGGTCGGCGTATCCGACGAGGACCGGTACGACATCCTCGCGGGCAACGCGGTCCGGATCTTCAAGCTCCCGGAGAAGTAG
- a CDS encoding TetR/AcrR family transcriptional regulator, producing the protein MAKGSSKKIATRSAGPTNGSQTGRTRGEGAVRVLGEQGERTRQRLLDAAKKVFRERSYPETRVDDITQEAGTSHGAFYLYFSNKAEVLEALAIGTAERMYVLADQLEGIQKGEAGYEQLRRWMEFFIDNYEENSPVVVAWMSARPQDERFDKLGREVLAKFAGRIAQAIRHSRSQEGRDGIHAGIAAVSLVAMIERFCYYWLVRGADFKRADVAETMAAIWHQTIFGASHRD; encoded by the coding sequence ATGGCCAAGGGCTCGAGCAAGAAGATCGCCACCCGCAGCGCCGGTCCCACCAACGGCAGCCAGACCGGCCGCACCCGGGGCGAGGGAGCGGTCCGCGTCCTCGGCGAGCAGGGGGAACGGACGCGCCAGCGGCTCCTGGACGCTGCCAAGAAGGTCTTCCGCGAGCGCTCCTACCCCGAGACGCGCGTCGACGACATCACCCAGGAGGCCGGCACGAGCCACGGCGCCTTCTACCTCTACTTCTCGAACAAGGCCGAGGTTCTCGAGGCCCTCGCGATCGGCACCGCCGAGCGCATGTACGTGCTCGCCGACCAGCTCGAGGGGATCCAGAAGGGCGAAGCCGGCTACGAGCAGCTGCGCCGCTGGATGGAGTTCTTCATCGACAACTACGAGGAGAACTCGCCCGTCGTCGTCGCGTGGATGTCGGCCCGCCCCCAGGACGAGCGGTTCGACAAGCTCGGCCGCGAGGTGCTGGCGAAGTTCGCCGGCCGCATCGCCCAGGCGATCCGGCATTCCCGGAGCCAGGAGGGTCGCGACGGGATCCACGCGGGGATCGCCGCCGTCTCGCTCGTCGCGATGATCGAGCGCTTCTGTTACTACTGGCTCGTCCGCGGCGCCGACTTCAAACGGGCCGACGTCGCCGAGACGATGGCCGCGATCTGGCACCAAACGATCTTCGGCGCCTCACACCGCGACTGA
- a CDS encoding Fic family protein yields the protein MSTRAGRYEKQSGGYQAFLPELLPPKDLEVDEQLQDLHSKADQAIGRLDGAVAILPDADLFVAMYVRREAVLSSQIEGTHASMMDILEYEAAQEQAATSVDVREIWNYIKAMRHGLERLPALPLSRRLLCEVHKVLMDGVRGGEPHKTPGEVRKTQNWIGGASPATARFVPPPPDVVGPAFADLERYLHERPGTHLLKAGIAHAQFETIHPFLDGNGRTGRLLITFWLVEQGVLQRPLLYPSLFFKQHKDEYVDRLQAIRDEGAWEDWLKFFLDGMAQTAVEATDTAMHILQLRDEHRVLISSRLGRRAHNGLELLDLLLGQPTVTARIVQKRLKVSQPTASALVADLAECGILHEMTGRKKWRVFSYTKYLALFSGYQSRT from the coding sequence ATGAGCACCAGAGCAGGCAGGTACGAAAAGCAAAGTGGAGGCTATCAGGCATTCTTACCCGAGTTACTTCCGCCGAAGGACCTCGAGGTAGACGAGCAACTTCAAGATCTTCACTCAAAGGCGGACCAAGCGATTGGTCGCCTCGATGGGGCCGTCGCGATCCTTCCCGACGCTGATCTGTTCGTCGCCATGTATGTCCGCAGAGAGGCCGTTCTCTCGAGCCAAATCGAAGGGACTCACGCCTCGATGATGGACATCCTCGAGTACGAGGCTGCACAGGAACAAGCAGCAACGTCGGTCGACGTTCGGGAAATCTGGAACTACATCAAAGCCATGCGCCACGGTCTCGAGCGCCTCCCGGCCCTGCCCCTGTCACGTCGACTCCTGTGCGAGGTCCACAAGGTCTTGATGGATGGTGTACGCGGTGGGGAGCCTCACAAGACACCTGGCGAGGTGCGAAAGACACAGAACTGGATCGGCGGCGCTTCGCCTGCAACCGCGCGCTTCGTGCCGCCGCCTCCCGACGTTGTGGGACCTGCCTTCGCCGACCTTGAACGTTATCTCCATGAGAGGCCCGGAACGCACCTACTCAAAGCAGGGATCGCTCACGCGCAGTTCGAAACGATCCATCCATTCCTCGACGGCAACGGTCGAACAGGACGCCTGCTTATCACTTTTTGGTTAGTCGAACAGGGTGTCCTACAGCGGCCGCTTCTGTATCCCTCGCTGTTCTTCAAACAGCACAAGGACGAGTATGTCGATCGCCTTCAGGCGATCCGTGATGAGGGCGCGTGGGAGGATTGGTTGAAGTTCTTCCTCGATGGCATGGCGCAGACCGCCGTCGAGGCAACAGACACGGCCATGCATATCCTCCAACTGCGAGATGAACACCGGGTTCTGATCTCATCTCGTCTTGGACGGAGAGCCCACAACGGCCTGGAGCTCCTCGACCTTCTGCTCGGTCAGCCCACCGTGACCGCCCGGATCGTGCAGAAGCGCTTGAAGGTGTCACAGCCGACCGCTTCGGCACTCGTCGCCGATCTGGCCGAGTGCGGAATCCTGCACGAAATGACCGGACGCAAGAAGTGGCGAGTCTTCTCCTACACGAAGTATCTGGCACTCTTCTCCGGTTATCAGAGTAGGACATAA
- a CDS encoding acyl-CoA dehydrogenase family protein, with protein sequence MELELSDEQRALREAARAFLEREAPVSYAREMMDDPRGWRDDVWRKMAALGWMGLPFPEDAGGVGMGFSALAILLTEMGRVVLPGPYFSTVVLAGHAVLEAGSEEQRKELLPAIASGEITWAAALSDTGVEARPDGDAFVLNGEARYVLDGATADRIVVEAGGELFVPDGAGLSATPVELMDSTRRVAHVRFDGARAERLGDGDHGALDRVLDRAYVGLSAEMLGGAERVVELSVEYAKQRVQFDRPIGSFQAVKHRAADMLLDVESLRNAVSFAAWAIERGHPDASIASSMAKAYASDAYRRVASSGIQVHGGIGFTWEHDMHLYFKRAKASEAAFGSADWHRERLARLLETRYGSGGH encoded by the coding sequence ATGGAGCTCGAGCTCTCCGACGAACAGCGGGCGCTTCGCGAAGCGGCGCGCGCGTTCCTCGAGCGGGAAGCGCCGGTCTCGTACGCCCGCGAGATGATGGACGACCCGCGCGGATGGCGCGACGACGTCTGGCGAAAGATGGCCGCGCTGGGCTGGATGGGCCTGCCGTTCCCCGAGGACGCCGGCGGAGTCGGCATGGGGTTCTCGGCGCTCGCGATCCTGCTCACCGAGATGGGTCGGGTCGTGCTGCCGGGCCCGTACTTCTCGACCGTCGTGCTCGCGGGCCACGCGGTGCTCGAGGCCGGATCCGAGGAACAGCGGAAGGAGTTGCTCCCGGCGATCGCGAGCGGCGAGATCACCTGGGCCGCGGCGCTGTCCGACACCGGCGTCGAGGCCCGGCCCGACGGCGATGCGTTCGTTCTGAACGGCGAGGCGCGCTACGTGCTCGACGGCGCGACCGCCGACCGGATCGTGGTCGAGGCAGGCGGCGAGCTGTTCGTGCCGGATGGCGCCGGCCTCTCGGCGACTCCCGTCGAGCTGATGGACTCCACCCGCAGGGTCGCGCACGTCCGCTTCGACGGCGCGCGGGCGGAGCGCCTCGGCGACGGTGATCACGGCGCGCTCGACCGCGTGCTCGACCGCGCGTACGTCGGGCTGTCCGCGGAGATGCTGGGCGGAGCGGAGCGGGTCGTCGAGCTCTCCGTCGAGTACGCGAAGCAGCGCGTGCAGTTCGACCGGCCGATCGGCTCCTTCCAGGCCGTCAAGCATCGCGCGGCCGACATGCTCCTCGACGTTGAATCGCTCCGGAACGCCGTCTCATTCGCGGCATGGGCGATCGAGCGCGGCCACCCGGACGCCTCGATCGCATCCTCGATGGCGAAGGCGTACGCATCGGACGCCTACCGGCGCGTCGCCTCGAGCGGGATCCAGGTGCACGGCGGGATCGGGTTCACCTGGGAGCACGACATGCACCTGTACTTCAAGCGCGCGAAGGCGTCGGAGGCGGCGTTCGGTTCCGCGGACTGGCACCGGGAACGGCTGGCGCGCCTGCTCGAGACGCGGTACGGATCGGGAGGCCACTGA